The DNA window CCCACGCTGCGCATGTCAGGAAGGACGGCAAAGCTCTGCCAGAGCTCGCGATCTAGCCCCGCCTTGCGTAACTCCTCCTGGATGATGGCGTCGGCGGCCCGGACAATCTCCAGCTTCTCCTTAGTAATGGCGCCAGTGACCCGCACCGCCAGCCCCGGACCGGGGAAAGGCTGGCGCCAGACGATGTCCTCCGGCAGGCCTAGCTCCACTCCCAAGCTGCGCACCTCATCCTTAAAAAGCAAGCGCAGCGGTTCGATCAAGCAGAGGCGCATCTTCTCCGGCAAACCGCCCACATTGTGATGGCTCTTGATGGTAGCCGCGGTGTCAGTGCCGCTTTCAATCACATCGGGATACAAAGTACCCTGGACTAAAAAGTCCACTTGGCCAATCTTCTGGGCCTCTTCTTCGAAAACCCGGATGAATTCCTCGCCAATGATCTTGCGCTTAGCCTCGGGGTCGGCCACCCCTTCCAGGCGCTTAAGGAAGCGCTCCCGGGCATCGACGGCCCGCAAGGGAATGCGCAGGCGATCTCTAAAAGTGCGCACCACCTGCTCAGCCTCGCCCCGGCGCAAGAGCCCGTGGTCAACAAAGATGCAGGTCAAGCGATCGCCGATGGCGCGGTGCACCAGCACCGCCGCCACGCTGGAATCTACCCCGCCGCTCAAGGCACATAGGGCCCGGCCCGAGCCCACCTGGCTTTTGATGCGTTCGATCTCTTGGGCCACAAAGGAGCCCATGTTCCAGCCGCCTCGGCAACCGCAAACATCGTATAGGAAATGGCGCAGGATGTCGGAGCCGTGGGGAGTATGCTTGACCTCAGGGTGGAATTGGACCCCGTAGAGCTTCCTTTCCTCATCGGCCAGGGCCGCCACCGGGGTGCGGCTGGTCTGGGCCGTGACCTTGAACCCGGCGGGAGCCGCCACCACCCGGTCCCCGTGGCTCATCCACACCGGCATTTGCCGCGGCAAGCCTCGGAACAAGGCATCCTCCCGGATGACCTGGATAACTGCCCGGCCATACTCCCGCTCCGGTCCCGGCTCCACTTTTCCCCCCAAAAGGTAAGCCATCAGCTGCATGCCGTAGCAGATGCCCAGGATGGGAATGCCGGCGGAAAAGATGGCGGCATCCAACCGGGGAGCTCCTTTGCCGTAAACGCTGGCCGGACCGCCGGAAAAGATTATCCCCACCGGCTTGCGGGCTACGATCTCAGAAAGGGGTGTGCGGTAGGAAAGCATTTCGCAGTAAACCCCGTATTCCCGCACCCGCCTGGCAATCAGCTGGTTGTACTGGCCACCAAAATCAAGCACCAAGACTAACTCCACCTGTACCCATCCTTCCCCTCTTCGGACCCTTGTCCAGACACCCTCCTTAATTCCTGTAACCCGGCCAACCGTTACTAGGCCGCTTGTGGTTCGCCCGAAGCCCTACCTACCCTGGCTAAGTTATGGCCAGTTAGGGCTCCCTCGGGCTCCGCCAACCGACTTCGAACCGGAGAGCTACCAAGGCCGGGTAGCCCGCCCAGGCGCTGGCTAGCAGAGACCGTTTCCCTGGACCTCAGTCGGCTTTCGTGTCGCTTGGCGCTTACTTATATACCTCCGGTTTTAGTACCGCCAGAAAGGGCAGGTGGCGGTACTTCTCCGCATAGTCCAGGCCGTAGCCCACCACAAAGACATCGGGAATCTCAAAGCCGTTATAGTCGGGATGCATCTTTACCGTTCGCCGGCTAGGTTTATCCAAAAACGTACAGGTACGAATGCTGGCCGGGCGCCGGGCCTGCAAGGTGCGCACCAAATAGCGCAGGGTAAGGCCGGTGTCGACAATGTCCTCCACGATTAGAACGTGGCGACCCTCCACCGGAGTATCCAGGTCCTTTAAGATGCGCACCACCCCGGAGGAACTGGTGCTGGTGCCATAACTGGTGACGGCCACAAAGTCCAAAGTTAGGGGGATATTGATGTGCCGCACCAGATCCGACAGGAAAATTATGGCTCCCTTCAAGATCCCGACCACCAGAAGGTCCTTGCCCAAGTAGTCTTCGGTGATCTTCTGCCCCAATTCTGCTACTTTTTTTTGAATTTCTTCCGCTCCGATCAAGATGCGGTCGATGTCACGGCTATTGTCCATGCTCGGTCGGTCAAGCTCCCTCCATACCAGGCTTGGTCCCGGAAAACAACTTGTAGCTGGCTTTGCCCCTTTGGCTTTTTATGCAACATAGTACCTTTATCCGCAATCCAAAAAGAATATAAAACAAAAGCCGCCTTGGGGCTAGTGATAAATTTCCCAACGGCGCCCGTAATATAACCTTCCTACTAAGCCTATGTTCGCCAAGGAGGAGCTGATTCCTGCTTGCCCTAAGAGGATTGGGTAGGAGGCACAATCTTTATGGTCTTACCCTGGTCATAGAACTCGAAGGCCGCCTCAACTTTGAAGTCAGGATTATGAACGGTCACGGCGTGGATCTGCGCCCGGCGGATTCGCTTTGAACCGGGCTCAACCCAAACTCGGTAAGTGAAACCCTTAAACCACTTGGTCAGGTATTTGGATTCGATTATCTGGGGAGAACATTCCAAGACGTATAGCTTTTTGCCCTGCAAAGATTCTCGCCCCAGGTACTTGACGGTGGTTGGTACGGCAAAGCGAAGGTTTTCGGCGGGATTGACTTCCATCATGAACAGGTCATCGCTGAGGAGCCGCCTCCCCGGCAGGATAATCCACTTCTGGGTAATGGCATCCTTCAGGTAGGTAACCCCTTCAATTTCGTAAACGTCCACCGGCCCGCCCTGCATCTCCCCCCACAGGTGAAAATCGCCCCCTGCCTTTTCCCCATTGATGCGGCTCAAGTAGATAGGGCCGGCCGGCCGCACTTGGATCACTTCCACCCGGTAGCGATAGGTAGGTGTGTCTAGGGTGTTGGCTAGGGCCTGGGGCAGGAGCTCTTCTGGCACCACCCGGGAAACTAAGCCCACATAGGCTGCTCCCGCTGCCAGCAACAAAACTGCCACCGCCACCCAAAATAGCTTGCGATTGATCTTTACTACCAAGGTCAGCCTCTCCCTGCCATCCAGGAATGGTTCCGTGATATTCTACGGCTGGCCCTGGCCAAATATTACTAGTTGCCCCAACTACGTTACCATCATTGGCTGG is part of the Clostridia bacterium genome and encodes:
- the guaA gene encoding glutamine-hydrolyzing GMP synthase; its protein translation is MKEGVWTRVRRGEGWVQVELVLVLDFGGQYNQLIARRVREYGVYCEMLSYRTPLSEIVARKPVGIIFSGGPASVYGKGAPRLDAAIFSAGIPILGICYGMQLMAYLLGGKVEPGPEREYGRAVIQVIREDALFRGLPRQMPVWMSHGDRVVAAPAGFKVTAQTSRTPVAALADEERKLYGVQFHPEVKHTPHGSDILRHFLYDVCGCRGGWNMGSFVAQEIERIKSQVGSGRALCALSGGVDSSVAAVLVHRAIGDRLTCIFVDHGLLRRGEAEQVVRTFRDRLRIPLRAVDARERFLKRLEGVADPEAKRKIIGEEFIRVFEEEAQKIGQVDFLVQGTLYPDVIESGTDTAATIKSHHNVGGLPEKMRLCLIEPLRLLFKDEVRSLGVELGLPEDIVWRQPFPGPGLAVRVTGAITKEKLEIVRAADAIIQEELRKAGLDRELWQSFAVLPDMRSVGVMGDERTYTYAIVVRAVTSEDAMTADWARLPYEVLERISNRITNEVKHVNRVLYDITSKPPATIEWE
- the hpt gene encoding hypoxanthine phosphoribosyltransferase, translating into MDNSRDIDRILIGAEEIQKKVAELGQKITEDYLGKDLLVVGILKGAIIFLSDLVRHINIPLTLDFVAVTSYGTSTSSSGVVRILKDLDTPVEGRHVLIVEDIVDTGLTLRYLVRTLQARRPASIRTCTFLDKPSRRTVKMHPDYNGFEIPDVFVVGYGLDYAEKYRHLPFLAVLKPEVYK